In the genome of Zonotrichia albicollis isolate bZonAlb1 chromosome 7, bZonAlb1.hap1, whole genome shotgun sequence, the window TAATCACTGAAAGCTGTGGACTTTCTGTTTTATGACACCTTGAAGGTAAGACAAAATGCCCCTTGAAACGTGTCCTGTAAATGCAAGTCACTGCCCTCTATTCAGAGAAACAAGGTAATATTTAATGGCATGTGCTGGCCAGACTAGATGATGCTACAGGTCTTCTGCCTTTAAATGATTACAACTGGAGCTATATTCAGCTGCTTACATACTCTAAAGACTCCTCTCTTTGTCAAGAGAAATAGCCTGTTTTAAAAAGTCAGGTCAAAGACACTGGCCTGGATCAGAAATGGAATCTCTGAATGTACAGCGCCCAAGAAAGGCCTGAGCAGGGAATTCATGAACTATTTCACATTCAGGTCCAAGGCTGCTGAGACGCTAGGGCCGGTAGAGCTGCCCATGACAGTCAACAGGACTGGCAGCAAGTGGGGGCTGCTGCCCCACGTGAAGCTGGAGGAATATCACTTAATAAAAAGATATACTTATTATTTTTGGCAACAGAGAAGCAAAAGTAAGCCAGCTCCCTGTCCtctgcccacggtgtgggcggTCCTCACTGGAGTGTGGCAGTAGGGGTGACAGGACACCGTCTCCTGCCCCACCTGGCCACCCAGGCCGGTCTAACGAGGCTCATGCAGCAAGCCCGTGCCTTGACTGTGCATCCACCGCCCTCTGCAGCCGCCGCCgcgcagcagccctgcagtgagaGAGCAACCCTGCAGTGAGAGCGTCCCTGCAGTGGGAGCAACCCTGCAGCGGGAGCAACCCTGCAGTGAGAGCAACCCTGCAGTGAGAGAGCAACCCTGCAGTGAGAGAGCAACCCTGCAGTGAGAGCATCCCTGCAGTGAGCGCAGCCCTGCAGTGAGAGCGTCCCTGCAGTGAGAGCAACCCTGCAGTGAGAGCATCCCTGCAGTGACAGCAACCCTGCAGTGAGAGTAGCTCTGCAGTGAGAGCATCTCTGCCGTGAGCGCAGCCCTGcagtgagagcagccctgccgtGAGCGCAGTCCTGCAGTGAgcgcagccctgcagccccggccGCCTTTTGGCCGCATTCCCAAGCACGGGCCGTGCTGGGACCGCGGGGATGGTCCTGGGCCGGGCACGGTGGGTTCCCCTAGTACGGGCCAGTCCCACGCTCTCCTGCCACACAGCTCGGTCCGGATCAGGAACTCAGCTCCACCTGTGGAGAAGCAATTGTGTAGAAGGTtctaaagaggaagaaattaaCAAATGGGCCactaaaaacaaaccaaagcaaagcaaaccaaacaaacctgggagagaaaaaaccacaaaaagtttaatttcagaaatttcTCCCAGATACTAAGATGTACATGGGGCCACGCACTCTTCTCTCCTGCATCAGCAAAGCAACTCAGGGAAATTTATGAATCAGGTTTAAGTTCACATAGCCAACCTCACTGGGTTTTGTAGATGGAATTCCCAGCAACAGTTTTAGTACAGCAGGACTTTTACCAAACTCTCTTGTAATCTCCAAAGAACACCccagaaaaaaggaggaaaaaagaaaggggggCGGGGTGAAGCACAGGTATGTCATAAACACATAATTAACAGGGCAGTATGTTTAGCCTTCATGCAAAGAGAAACAAGAGTACAGCCAACATTTTACATTGTCTCTACACTGTCAGTCATGCCAAGCAAACAGGTAGCAGAGCTCAAAGGAAAGCACAAACCCGCCCAACTCACCCCCAACGTTTCTACCCCTGAGCACCTTTCCCAAGGCCCTGCTGACTCATCACCGAGACCACATTCCCAAAAGGGCACAGGATAGAAAATGCTGGATTTAATACGCTTTGAATAGCCAGTTTTCAAAAGGGAAGGCGCTCTGTAATGTTCTAGATAAAGACTGAACTGCCCAGGGGTAGGAAGGTCAGTAGCTGTTTATTTTCCCCAGGAACGAGCGCCAGTGCACTCTGCGCCCCGGTGTGCTGCGGCAGGGAAAGCGCGGTGTGCCGGGACAGTCCGGGGGCGCCGGGGACAGCCGGGAGCCGCCTCCCCccgcggccacgagagggcgcTGCGGGCCCTGCggcgcgggccgggccggggctgcccgggAGCGGGGCGCGCATCGCGGGCCGCGTCTGCTGCGATTGATGCCCATTGCCTCACCCCAAGGCAAAccctgcaggaaagcagcaacGAGTCAAGCTGAAAGGCTCACTGCAACTTCTGTGCTGTTCCATGCTGCGTTCGGTACAGAATCGCAGAATcgattaggttggaaaagacctctgagaccatcaagtccaatcTGTGACCGAACACCACTTTTTCAATTAGACCATAGCACGGAGTGCCATGTTcagtcttttcttaaacacctccagggacggtGACACCACCACCCCCCTGGGCAGCCCGTTTCGATGTCTAATCACCCCAAACTGCCCTAGTGTGGTTTTGGACcatgtcctcttgtcctgccaCCGACTGCCTGGGACAAGGGACCAATTCCCACCCGGCACACCCTACTTTCTGGCATTGAACGGAGTGATAAGGTTTccccaggctaaacaaccccggCTCCCTCAGCTGCACCACATAGTGCTTGTGTCCTAGACCCCTCAGCAGccttgctgcccttctctggacacattcTAGCAGCAcaaaatccttcccaaactgaggggccccgaactggacacagcactcgaggtgtgaCCTCACTGATACCAAACACAGGGGGATgatccctggtcctgctggccacatttcgctgatccaggccaggatggcaTTGGCCTCCCCGGCCCAGCGGGCACCATGCTGGCTCGTGATCAGCCAGTGCCGAGCAGCACCTCCGGTCCTTCTCCGCTGGGCCTGCAGAGGCCGAGCGCAGGAGGCGACACTCGGTCACACACATCGGTGCCgggccgccccccgcccggGCCCGAGGGCAGCGCCCGCCCGGCACTGGGCGAGGCCGCACTCCGCCTCCGCCCGTCgggcccgccccggccccgcctcccccagcccggccttagcggcggcggcgcggcctCTGCTCACAGCGCGGCCGGGCGGCATGGCGGCGGCGACGGAGCGCGGCCGTGATGGCAGCTGCCACTTCCAGCGCTCCCGGCTCATCTGGATGGTGGCCATCATCTTCGGCATGGTCGTCCTCGGCGTAAGGAGCGGcgcggggagggagggagatggGTCAGAAACCGCGGGGTGCGTGGAACAGGTGCCCTGCACCGTCCCTGTATCCGCGGAAACGCCGGTCCCTAAAATAAAcggggagagaaagaaaactggaGGTGCTGCTTTGGCCAGGCGGGAGGAGGCTGGACAGAGCCATGCAGGAAGgccagagggagggagaaagcAGCTGGTCTGTAAAGGGAAGCGAGGCCGTGGCGCTGGGGGCGCGTCCCGGGCCCGGTCCGAGCATCCCGGGCGGCAGCAGCGAGGGCTGGCGGGGCAGGTGCCCGGGAAAGGGCTGCCAGCGCTGGGAGCTGCGGCAccgagcagcagcacagctccggGACAGCTGGGGGACATGTCAGTCCCCAAGGGACATTTACAGGGGAGGGCTTTGGGCGATCTGTGGTGTTGGAAAACACACGCGTTCAGTCACCACGCTGTGTTAATTTCCAAAACCAGACTTCAGCTAAGTTAGTTTGGATTACTGGAGCAGGGATATTAATGGCTTTTTGATGTATCTGGCAAGTTTATGAAAGTCATCCCTTGACTTTCACACGTTGcgattttctttctgtttgcaCAGATTTTCTAAACTTGGGAACCACCACTGTGAAAATGGTAGTCAAGGCACGTCAAGCCACTCACAAAACAATTGTTGGGCTGTTTCAAAAGAAACAAGAATGAGCTTTAAGCAGATTCCCTGTTTAAAATCATCACCTCACCACATCTTTGGCATAACTGAATTTACATATAGTGAGAAACTGCAGTGTTGATATACCAAAGCAAGATAAGGCAGTGTGAACTTTGGCCTGGTGCTTACCTTATGTCACCAGTGGCCTCTGAAGTGCACagcccatccctccctgcctgctctcctGCCGGCTTGTGGAAATCGGCGTGCACAGTGCTAAACACTGCGGACAGCTCTGTGACAGGAAAGGAATTCTGCATCTCTGGTCTTGGGATTCGTGCTCAGCTTTCTTCTGTGCCctgttaaaaataaacaaaaatctgacattttcttttttagggGATGAAAAAAGAAAGACTGATCCCCTAGTTTTAGATAACTATTCCTCCTAAACAGTGTACTCATGGTTTGGCCTCTTCAGGTCACTTGCCTCAGATTAACTTCTTCAGGACAAAGACAATGTAGGTTTTGCAGCTTCCATGTCTAATAGGTAATGAGCTTACAACTTAAATACCACTTAACGTGCAGATGCACTCTTGGTCCCCAGACAGCAACCTTAAACATAGCCCCTTGGCATCTGGTATGTCAAGGAATAGAAGTTTCCTAGTTGGAATCTTTCAAAGGCCAATGGAAGAATATGGTCCTTGGACAAGGTTAATGGAGTGAAAGAACTTAAGTACTATGAATAAATGAGCTCTGAACTCATGGGGCTCAAAAATAAAGCTATATTGAAGGTTTAATTGATAGTACTTCTACCTTGCAGTAAgataactttattttttttttccagtgggtAACACTTTGGCCTTCAACTATACCTTATAGTTACTTGGGATTATTTGGTACCTTCCTGAATTATTTAGTGGAACACCACCACAAATGGGTATGCTACGGGTAAGTTATATTTGACTGTATCATTATTTTGCCTCTCTCTGACTCCTGTACTTAGTCTGTATTAGCAAGCTTTCCTGTAACCCAGTTGTTAATTAGATTTAAAGAGCTCTCCTTTCAAGCTCATTACAATTAAGGGTGTGGGGTAATAAGTATGTAGAGGACTAGACAGGCTTAAGACCAGGTTGATagtttaaaaattcaacttcgaATTTGGCATCACTGATGGTTtaacaagaaaggaaaaaatgttaaGATACTACTTTTGATGACAATTATTAGTCCAAAGTTATATTTGTACCATCTACTGCAAGTCTTTTTCTTCTCTAGTTGTTACTCGGCAGTCCAGTTCTTTCTTTAGGAATCTTTTTTATCCAGCTTCAGTTAAAGAACATTTTCTACCCTGGTCCTCACTTCTCCTGATCTACATGAGAAGTAACCTGCTGAACAAACAACATAATGCTGTTTTGCTGGGTTACAAAACTTAGTTTTTGCTACTGTAACTAACAAAAGGgccagaaaatatttccttgagCTCACTGGCTTCCTGTAAAGACAGAAATCAGTAGGGCtttcttgtttattttatgTATCATGTAGAACCTTCATTTTTTCTCAGAGCATCTTTTGCTTTAGCAAGGTATTTAATTGATCCTAACTGAAtatattatcttttttttttttcctacaaaagCATCTATATAAAAGTTTGTAGGCCAAGTGTGGCTTATCAAGTCACATTATATGTTCTGAATCTATACACACAGTTGTTTTTGTAGAACTAAAGCTGTAAAAACTTAAGTAGCTCCTTAGGACCActaaaaatacttatttttaagTAAGTAAAAGGATAGATTTTGCATGCTTAACTAAGATTAACTTGTACTGCTTTCACTAAGCATTTGCTTTTGGCTTAATCTGATTGCTGAAAATTTTGGAAGCCTAGTGGATGTTTCAAATGGCAGGTCAAGGCTTATTGCACAAGTTACAGTTGCTCTCATTTTCTCAGTGGGCTTCAGCTCCTTTTAAGTGTAcacttgtggggttttttcaagATGAAAAACACCCCTTCCTTTTTAGGTTAAAATAGGTTGTTGCTTCAGTGCTTCCAGATTTATATTCTTTGTGTAATTAATCTTGAATCCAACAGTCTTCTCCCTGATTTTCAGCAACATAAACCATGTTTTCTTTCCACCAGGTTCTGGATATCCTGGTTGATTCACATAGTGGAAGCCCTCTACGGTATTAAGTTATGCCAGTAAGTTGTTCCCTCCTCTCACTCCAACACAGGTTCTCTGTAAGGGGTTTCTGAATCAAGTAACATAGGCTACAGACTGATTGTGGTGGCTCTCAGCAGCAGTGAATCCAGAGGATGCTGGTAAAATTCTTGCTGCAGTGATAGTTTGCTGTGCTCCACAGTTggttgctgctgcttctcccagcAGTTGCTGTTGTGCAGGGCAGCAAAACCAAGGGCTGGCACCTTGCAGGAGTGGCAGCAGCAAGGTTTGCCAGAGCTTGTCTGGCAGCCTCTGAACCCCCTGTTCACTGGGTGACACTGCTGCTCAGGAGGCAGAGGGAACAATAGATAGTGTAGAAGTAGTCTGATAACTTCAGGTGTTAGAATTTTATCAGATCTTACCCCATCAGGATTGCAATACTGCTAATTACACACTTAAACAATCACACTTACATTGTGGGAACACAGCTGGGCACTTTCATTTGGGGACTCTTTCAGATCTACTTGCATCTGCAGGTGCCTGGGATAAAATCCTGGAACCAGTCAGACCATACAAGCAAGGCCATCTGAGTCTAAGGTTAGGATAACCACGTGCCTGGAAAGGAGTGCTGTCCAAACACAGCCTCCTTCTGTTCACTTGTGGTTGCAGTAGTTCAGAACAACGTAGGTACTCATTGGGTTCCCATGCTCTGCACAGTCAGGCCAGTCGGTTTGCCATGATGGGTTCCCACTCAATTCGGGTCATTCACTGCTGTCTGTCCCAGGCTTCTCAGGTGACAGCTCTTGGAAGCAACAGGATTTTGTTTCATGGAACGCTGCATaagttgtttggggttttttggtctttttttaaatagtaGAATATGGATGATTAATTTCTGCCTTCAGATTGAGAGTTAGTAAAAACATCATGTTTATCAGATTCCTGTTTTAAGACTGAGTGTGCAAATAAATGGGTATCTGGGCCTAAGGCACTTCTTTTTAGTATGAGGAAACTTGACTACCAGTGAACATACCAAATGAGTGTATTGTAATTAATTTTACTAATGAAGATTTACAGAGTAGTgttaaaacccacaaaaaaaaaaaaaaaaaaaagaaacaaaccagagATGGGCTACCCATCATCATCTCATCAGGAGTGCTGCTTTAGATTACCTAGCACTTGTACTTCTGTGAGCACCAAACACTGTTTATTTTTACTTATGTAAAAGTTGTGTCTACTTGGCAACATCACAAAGGAGGCACAAACAACAGTGTGAGGACTCAGATACAAATTTGTTCATCAGCAATAGTACTGTCATTGGCTCTTTGCCTGTATTGCTGCACATGGTCTATTCATTAAGCTTGTCTTGTAGCAACAGGTAAATTTCCTAAGCCCTTGTTCTCTAGGTTTTGCACTAATTTGAAAACACTGCAGCTGGGATTATAAACAAAAAAGCCTCAGCTGTGGAATTGTTTACAGGAAATGTGAAACCCCTTGGGTTTGCTGTTGTGTTTATACTTGTTCCTTTCAGTAGGAGTACTTCTCAAGAACAATGGAGGAGAAAATGACATTTTCTCTAACATACAGAAAAGGTCATCTATGTTATATTGAAACTAACTATCATAGAAAGGTCTCTTCTTCATAAATTAAGTGAAGTGCCTTCAGCCCTGTTACCTGTCTTTGTCTAGCCACAAACTCAGGTAGCAGTGTTTTTCCATCCTCCATCACACAGTCACTGTCAGgtctctgccctgccagcatAGTCTCCCTTGACTAACACAGTCAGCAAGAAATTATATTCAGACTTGTGTATTAAGATCAATATTAAGCTACTCCAGTTTCTTGCTTCTTTGTACACAAACTTCTGGGGGGATTAAGTCATTTCAAATAGGACAGATGGAGATTGCAATTTATATATCATTGAGGAAACTGCATGTATAGAATGTCTGAAAGAACTTTTGTTCAATAAATAGCTTAAAATCCTAAAACCACAAGAACTGGTATGTTTAGTTAGCACAAAAAATGTCTCAGTAGATGGAAACTAATGTGCTGAACTGAAATGTTCTAATCCAGTCTGAATCTCAAGGATGGGTAGAGATAGCTTACCTTGCTTTGTAAGTACCAGTACAGCCTAGAGGAGCGTAAGTTTTTTGACacattttgtgtttttgttaCAGAGCCAAAGGAATCACTGACCCAGCTGTTCAGTTTCAGTG includes:
- the TMEM254 gene encoding transmembrane protein 254 — translated: MIPGPAGHISLIQARMALASPAQRAPCWLVISQCRAAPPVLLRWACRGRAQEATLGHTHRCRAAPRPGPRAAPARHWARPHSASARRARPGPASPSPALAAAARPLLTARPGGMAAATERGRDGSCHFQRSRLIWMVAIIFGMVVLGWVTLWPSTIPYSYLGLFGTFLNYLVEHHHKWVCYGFWISWLIHIVEALYGIKLCQAKGITDPAVQFQWFVQTLLFGYASFGLLVSYKPADKKQY